The Oncorhynchus tshawytscha isolate Ot180627B linkage group LG18, Otsh_v2.0, whole genome shotgun sequence genome has a window encoding:
- the LOC121839996 gene encoding alpha carbonic anhydrase 8-like: MFLQKRLAPAPQLKQLPTIHLQKRPPAPAPLQKRPAPQLKQLPTIHLKKRPPAPAPLQKRPAPQLKQLPTMPLQKRLAPAPQPYLCRSGGRP, translated from the exons ATGTTTCTGCAGAAGCGGCTGGCCCCCGCGCCtcagctgaagcaactgccaaccATAC ATCTGCAGAAGCGGCCGCCGGCCCCCGCGCCTCTGCAGAAGCGGCCCGCGCCtcagctgaagcaactgccaaccATACATCTGAAGAAGCGGCCGCCGGCCCCCGCGCCTCTGCAGAAGCGGCCCGCGCCtcagctgaagcaactgccaaccATGCCTCTGCAGAAGCGACTGGCCCCCGCGCCTCAACCATACCTCTGCAGGAGCGGCGGCCGGCCTTGA